One genomic region from Anaerotignum faecicola encodes:
- a CDS encoding acetyl-CoA carboxylase carboxyl transferase subunit alpha: RSAERPAASDYINAVFDDFMEFHGDRYFGDDGAIVGGIASFRGMPVTVIGQEKGKNTKDNIRRNFGMPSPEGYRKALRLMKQAETFGRPIICFVDTPGAFCGLEAEERGQGEAIARNLFEMADITVPILSIVIGEGGSGGALAMAVANEVWMLENS; the protein is encoded by the coding sequence CCAGAAGCGCGGAACGCCCGGCAGCCAGTGATTATATCAATGCAGTATTTGATGATTTTATGGAATTCCATGGAGACCGTTACTTTGGCGACGACGGAGCCATCGTGGGCGGCATCGCCTCCTTCCGCGGCATGCCCGTGACCGTCATCGGACAGGAAAAGGGAAAGAATACAAAGGACAATATCAGGCGCAATTTCGGAATGCCATCCCCCGAAGGATACAGAAAAGCGCTGCGCCTGATGAAGCAGGCGGAGACCTTTGGCCGTCCCATCATCTGTTTTGTGGATACGCCAGGTGCGTTCTGCGGACTGGAGGCAGAAGAGCGGGGCCAGGGAGAGGCGATTGCCCGGAATCTGTTTGAAATGGCCGATATCACCGTTCCAATACTTTCCATCGTAATCGGAGAGGGCGGAAGCGGCGGTGCGCTCGCAATGGCGGTGGCCAATGAAGTCTGGATGCTGGAAAATTCTA